The segment CCACAAAAATATGCTGGGTGAATCAGCAAAATCACAAGAGTTCATTATGATTATCAAAGTAAATTTATATTAAGCTGAAGGACAGGCAAACTCCATTTGTGGTAGATGAGAAAACAGTGACCTCAATTGTGAGGAAGGAAGGCACTATTCTGATGAAAATATAGTGGGAGAGTTCCAGCCAGGGGAATGTTAGGCATCTTGATGTGTGTGGGTCATGgttacatggatacacacacatccaAGATTTAGCATCAAATTAAAGACATTTATAAACTTAGAGAACATAGAATAAGAAACTTCTTCCACAGCTGAGGAAAAATATGACACATCAATCTGTAAGAGTAGtgagaaaatggaggaaaaatAGATGAGATAATCATGGTTACTATTAAACCTTACAAACTGGCCAGAAGAAATGTGAAAACCATTTTCGTATACATGAGAGACCAAACAGAAAAaggtcaaaaaataaaaataaaaataaaaggaatgaatCCATAAGACTCTCACTGTTGTTTCACCTTCTCCTTCCCTTGGCGGGAGCGAGGGGGATAAACCCTTGCATCTCATTACTAAGCTTTATACAAACTCCGTTCTAAATCTTTTAAACGACTACTAATTTCATTTTCCAGAgggtgggttgtttgtttgtttgtttgtttgttttaaaaatcgtTTGGGTAACTAGGTTTGGAATGTCTTGGAATTCTTTTCATTAAGAGCAATGGAACTTTATTTCTCCTTCCCCTAACGGCTTTTTAACTCAGCGGCGCTTCTGGGACCGGCCCCACACCTGAAGCCAGGGCCAGCTGAGTGAGGCTGAGGAGACCACCGAAGTCACAAAACCAGTTTCCGCCTCCCCGAGACACCCGCTTGAGGTGCGGACCTGCCGACCAATCACAGCCAGGAGTTGCCCGTGGCTCAGGGGCCGCCCGGCCCTGCCTTCCGCCCTCCCGCCTGCGCACAGCGCCCCCGACCGGTAGGAGGCGGTCTCAACCAGCAGGGGAGTTCAGCGTCGCGCCGTCTCTCAGCTCTCCGCCACCACAGTCCTCGCTGCTGCCGTCGCTGCTGCCAACATGGTTGAAGCTGATCGTCCAGGGAAGCTCTTCATCGGGGGTCTCAACCTCGAAACCGACGAGAAGGGCCTCGAAACCGCTTTCGGCAAGTATGGCCGCATCATCGAGGTGCTCCTGATGAAGGACCGGGAAACCTCCAAGTCCAGAGGCTTCGCCTTCGTCACCTTCGAGAACCCCGCGGACGCCAAGGCCGCCGCCCGAGACATGAACGGCAAGTCCCTGGATGGTAAGGCCATCAAGGTGGCCCAGGCCACCAAGCCGGTGTTCGAGAGCGGCCGGCGCGGGCCCCCGCCTCCCCGCAGCCGAGGCCGCCCGAGGGGCCTGCGCGGGACCCGCGGCGGCGGCCCGAGGCGCCCTCCCTCCCGGGGTGGGTCGGCCGACGAAGGCGGCTACTCGGGGGATTTCGACCTGCGACCTTCGCGGGCCCCTATGCCACTGAAGCGCGGACCACCGCCGCGCCGGGCCGGGCCTCCGCCCAAGAGAGCAGCGCCGTCGGGCCCGGCGCGCAGCGGCGCGGGAATTCGCGGGCGAGCGGCGGGTTCCCGGGGACGAGACGGCTACGGGGGCCCGCCGCGCCGTGAGCTGCCGCCGCCGCGCCGAGACCCGTACCTGGGCCCGCGCGACGAGGGCTACTCGCCCCGTGAGAGCTACTCGAGCCGCGACTACCCGAGCGCCCGGGACCCACGCGACTTTGCACCCTCGCCCCGCGACTACACCTACCGCGACTATGGCCACTCGAGCGCGCGAGATGAATGCCCTTCCAGGGGCTACTGCGAGCGCGACGGCTACGGGGGCCGCGAGCGCGACTACTCCGAGCATCCTAGCGGAGCCTCCTACCGCGACCCGTTCGACAGCTACGGGGACCCGCGTGGCGCCGGCCCTGCCCGAGGTCCGCCGCCATCTTATGGTGGGGGCCGCTACGACGAGTACCGCGGCTGCTCTCCCGACGGCTACGGCGGCCGCGACAGCTACCGCAGCGAGCGCTACTCGAGTGGCCGCGAGCGCGTGGGTAGGCCGGAGCGCGGGCTGCCGCCGT is part of the Rattus norvegicus strain BN/NHsdMcwi chromosome 1, GRCr8, whole genome shotgun sequence genome and harbors:
- the Rbmxl2 gene encoding RNA-binding motif protein, X-linked-like-2 is translated as MVEADRPGKLFIGGLNLETDEKGLETAFGKYGRIIEVLLMKDRETSKSRGFAFVTFENPADAKAAARDMNGKSLDGKAIKVAQATKPVFESGRRGPPPPRSRGRPRGLRGTRGGGPRRPPSRGGSADEGGYSGDFDLRPSRAPMPLKRGPPPRRAGPPPKRAAPSGPARSGAGIRGRAAGSRGRDGYGGPPRRELPPPRRDPYLGPRDEGYSPRESYSSRDYPSARDPRDFAPSPRDYTYRDYGHSSARDECPSRGYCERDGYGGRERDYSEHPSGASYRDPFDSYGDPRGAGPARGPPPSYGGGRYDEYRGCSPDGYGGRDSYRSERYSSGRERVGRPERGLPPSVERSCPTPRDSYSRSGRRAPPRGGGRVGSRLERGGGRSRY